Below is a genomic region from Methanococcus maripaludis.
AATCTCTTTTTTTATTTTTGGAAAAATTAATTTGTATATTTAAATTAATAGAATTAATATTTGTTTTAAAAAAATTATAAGTTTTTGAGAATGTTTTCTAAATTTTTATCGACTTCTTTGTTAACTTCACTATAGATACTGTTTCCATGAGCATCCATTGCAACAATTAATGGTCCAAAATTTTCAACACTTAGCTCCCAGAACGCTTCGGGCATTCCAAGTTCAAGATGATAAACGTTTTTCACTTCCTTAATCGAATCTGCCAAAAGTGCTGCACATCCCCCCGGTGCTGCAAGATAAACTATACCCAATTCTTCAAAAGTTTTCAAAAGCTTATCATCCATACCGCCTTTTCCAACAATTGCAGATATATTTGTAATTCTTATGAAGTTTTCTTCGAGTCCATTCATACGAGCAGATGTTGTCGGCCCAATTGCAACACATGTCCATTTGCCATTATCATCTTTTTTCATTATCGGACCTGCATGATAAATTACCCCATTTTCAAGATTTATCGGGGGTTTTTTTTCGTCTATTGTTGTTATGTGGGCTTCATCTCTTCCAGTACAGATATCGCCGCTTAAATATACGATATCCCCAACTTTAAGTTTTTTAACGTCTTCCTTTGAAATAGGTGTTTTTAATTGCACGTTATCACCAGAATAAAAACTAATTAATAGATAGAATGCTTTTATTATATATTAATAGATAAAGCGGGGAGAGATAATCATGAAATATGGAATATCATCTTTAGTGTTTTTACCTGAAACTCTGCAGTCGTCAATGGAAAAAGTTGCGACAAACTCCTTTGACTGCTGGGAAATCGTTTCTGAAGGAAGTCATCAATTAAATCCTAAAAATATAAAATATTTACGAAATTTAAGAGAAGAATACGATGTTGATTTAGTAATTCACGCACCGTTTTCAGATTTAAATCCTGCATCAATGAATAGAGACGTCAGAAACCTAACAACAAACAGCATTATCGAAGCAATTGAGGGTGCTTTTGAACTCGATGCAAATGTTGTTACGGTTCACCC
It encodes:
- a CDS encoding FumA C-terminus/TtdB family hydratase beta subunit, which gives rise to MQLKTPISKEDVKKLKVGDIVYLSGDICTGRDEAHITTIDEKKPPINLENGVIYHAGPIMKKDDNGKWTCVAIGPTTSARMNGLEENFIRITNISAIVGKGGMDDKLLKTFEELGIVYLAAPGGCAALLADSIKEVKNVYHLELGMPEAFWELSVENFGPLIVAMDAHGNSIYSEVNKEVDKNLENILKNL